The Macrobrachium nipponense isolate FS-2020 chromosome 24, ASM1510439v2, whole genome shotgun sequence genome segment ccggaaggaccggGACTGGGACCAGacatcaggtcctccatccagaccGGAGTCGGGGCGATTGCTGAAGCAACACGGCTCCCGACGCGACCTGTCCAGAAGGACCAGTCACGGGACTAGACCagccgtcaggtcctccatccaggacggagtcggggctgttgccgaagcaacacgacCCGACcccacctgtccggaaggacccggGACTGGACCagccgtcaggtcctccatccaggccggagtcggggctattgccgaagcaacacggcccgaccgcacctgtctggaaggacccGGGACTGGACCAGCCGTCAGGTCCACCATCCAGGCCGGAGacgggctattgccgaagcaacagtggaccagacgtcaggtcctccatccaggccgagtCGGGGCTATTGCTGGAGCAACTTGGCCCGAACCGCACCTGTTCCGGAAGTACCCGGGActggacagacgtcaggtcctccatccaggccggagtcggggctATTGCCGGAGCAAACATGGCCCGACGCACTGTCCGGAGTACCCGGGGACTGAccagacgtcaggtcctccatccaggcccgGCCGGATCGGGGCTATTGCCGGAGCAACACGGCCCGACCGCACCTGTCCTGAGTACCCGGGACTGGAccagacgtcaggtcctccatccagggccggagtcggggctattgccgaagcaacacgacCGCACCTGTCCGGAAGTACCCGGGACTGGACCAGacatcaggtcctccatccaggccgggaGTCCGGGGCTATTgcccgaagcaacacggcccgaccgCACCTGTCCGGAAGTACCCGGGACTGACCAGAGGTCAGGTCCTCCATCAAGGCCGGagtcggggctattgccgaagcaacacgggcCCGACCGCACCTGTCCGGAAGTACCCCGGGACTGgaccagaggggggggggggggggggggggggggggtcaggtcctccatccaggccggagttcGGGGGCTgggttgccgaagcaacacggcttACCGACCGCTACCTGTCCGGAAGTACCCGGGACTGGACCatacgtcaggtcctccatccaggccggagtcggggatattgctgaagcaacacggcccgactgcacctgtccggaagtaCCCGGGGACTGACCAGACGTCAGgttcctccatccaggccggagtcggggctattgccgaagcaaacacggccgactgcacctgtccggaaggacccagGACTGGAccagacgtcaggtcctccatccaggccggaagtcggggctattgccgaagcaacacggcccgactgcacctgtccggaagtaCCCGGGACTGGAccagacgtcaggtcctccatccaggccggagtcggggctGGATTGCCGAAGCATTACGGCCTGAccgcacctgtccggaaggacccacAGGACTGGACCagccgtcaggtcctccatccacgCCGGAcgccatccaggccggagtcggggctattgccgaagcaacacggcccgaccgCACCGTCGTCCGAAGAACCCGGGACTGGGCCagccgtcaggtcctccatccaggccggagtcggggctattgccgaagcaacacggcccgactgcacctgtccggaaggacccggGACTGGACCAGACAttaggtcctccatccaggctgGAGTCCGGGCCCTGTCCGGAGTGACACGGGAAGGACcaagacgtcaggtcctccattcCAGGACGagtcggggctattgccgaaggcAAACGTGGCCCGACTGCAACTGTCCGCCCTGGAGTACCCGGTatggacagacgtcaggtcctccatccaggccggagtcggggctATTGCGGAAGCAACACGGCCCCCACTGCACCTGTCAGGAAGTACCCGGGACGGGACCAGGGTATTGGCGGAGCAACATGGACCCACTGCACCTCTGTCCGGAAGTACCCGGACTGGAcaagacgtcaggtcctccatccaggccggaagTGCGGGGCTAATTGCGAAGCAACACAGGcgccgactgcacctgtccggaagtaCCCGGGACTGGACTAGACGTCAGGTCCTCATCCAGGCCGGGGGTcgggggctattgccgaagcaacacggccagactgcacctgtccggaaggagcCGGGACTGGACCAGCCGCCAGGTCCTCattccaggccggagtcggggctattgccgaagcaacccACGCGCCGACCGCACCTGTCCGAAAGACCCGGAACTGGACAGCCGTTCAGGTccccatccaggccggagtcgggggCTATCGCCAAGCAAAACACTGCCCGACCGCACATGTCCGGAAGGAACCCGAGGATTGCGCAAAGACGTCCAAGTCCTCATCCAGGCCGGAGTCAGGAGATACCTTGCCGAAGCAACACTGCCCGAACCCCGCACCTAGTCCGGAAGGACCCGCGGAACGGACCAGCAGTCCAGGCTCCTCCAATAAAGGCCGGAGCCGACACCTCTCGAGAGGTCGGGGCTATTGCTGAAGCACAACAAAGACCGACCgacacctgtccggaaggacccggGACTGGGcgccgtcaggtcctccatccaggcggaGAGGTCGGGGCTATTGCAAAAGCAACACAGGAACCAGAACTGAACTGTCCGGAAGCGAACAAGCAGGGAAAAGCCGTCAGGCCCTCCATTCCAGGACGGAGCGACGGGCTATTGACGAAAGCAACAATGCCCGAAGCACCTGGTCCGGAAGGACCCGGGACTGGACCAGACGTCAGGTCCCTACATGTCAGGCCGGAGTCGGGGATATTGCGAAGTACACACTGCCAACCCGCACCTGTCGGAAGGGCCCGGGacggacagacgtcaggtcctccatcaaGGCCAGAGTCGGGCATATGGCCGAAGCAACACTGCCCGAccgcacctgtccggaaggacccggGATTGGAACCACAGCCAGTCAGGAGTTCCCTCCATCCAGCCGGTagtcggggctattgccgaagtaAACACGGCCCGAACGCACCCTGGTCCGGAAGGGCCCGTGGGACTGGAACCAGccagtcaggtcctccatccaggccggcaAGGAGCGGGGCTTATTGCCGAAGCAAAACCACTGCCTGACCGTCcccacctgtccggaaggacccagGACTGGACCAGCCTGTCAtaggtcctccatccagggccgggagtcggggctattgccgaagcaaaccacggcccgactgcacctcgTCCGGAAAGGACCCGGGGGACTGGGTTGAccagacgtcaggtcctccatccaggccggagtcgggggGCTATTGccccgaagcaacacggcccgactgcacctgttcCGGGAAGGACCAGGGACTGGACCAGACATTCAGGTACTCCATCCAGGACCGGAGTCGGGGGCTaattgccgaagcaacaaggACCCGACTGCAACCTGTCAGAAAGGCCCCGCCACGGGACGTAGCACCAGCCGTTCAGGGTCCATCTAATCCAGGCCGGAAGTCGGGGTGCTATTGCCGAAGAGCAAACACGGCCCGACCTCGCACCTGTTCCGGAAAGGACCAGGGACTGGACCAGACGTCAGGTCCTACCATTCCAGGCCGGAGAGTCGGGGCTATgtcgaagcaacacggcccgaacTGATGCACCATGTCCGGAAGGACCCGGGACCTGGATCAGCCGTAAGGTACCTCCCATCCAGGCCGGGCCTGATCGGGTGGGCTATTGCGAAAGCAAACACAGGACCCCGACCCCGCCACCTGTCCACCGAAGGACCCACGGGACTGCGGACCAGCCGCAGGTCCTCCATCCCCCAGGCGGGagtcggggctattgccgaagcaacatggTGCCCTCCTCCGGACCGCACCTCGTCCGGAAGGGACCCAGGGGCACTTGGGACCAGAACGTTCAGGTCCCCTCCATCCAGGACCGGAAGTCGGGGCTAATTGCCGAAGTCAAAACATGGCCCCGACCGCACCCTGTTCGGAAGGACCTGGTGACTGGACCCAGACATTCAGGGTCCCCTCCATCCAAGCCGGAGTCGGGGCTAAGTTGCCGAAAGCAACACAAGCCCTGGACCGCACCTGTCCTCGGAAAGGACCCACGGGACTGGACCAGCCGGTCAAGTCCTTCCATCCCATGCCGGTGATTATCgatcggggctattgccgaagcaaacaCGGCCCACGACCGCACCTGTCCGGAACGGACCCGGGTTCCGAACCCAGGACTCCATCCAGGCCAGagtcggggctattgccgaagcaacacggcccgaccgcacctgtccggaaggacccggGACTGGAccagacgtcaggtcctccatccaggccggagtcggggctattgccgaagcaacacggcccgaccgcacctgtccggaaggacccggGACTGGACCagccgtcaggtcctccatccaggccggagtcggggctattgccgaagcaacacggcccgaccgcacctgtccggaaggacccggGACTGGACCagccgtcaggtcctccatccaggccggagtcggggctattgccgaagcaacacggcccgaccgcacctgtccggaaggacccggGACTGGACCAGACATCAGGtactccatccaggccggagtcggggctattgccgaagtaACACGGCCCGAccgcacctgtccggaaggacccggGATTGGACCtgccgtcaggtcctccatccaggccggagtcagggctattgccgaagcaacacgtcCCGAccgcacctgtccggaaggacccggGACTGGACCagccgtcaggtcctccatccaggccggagtcggggctattgccgaagcaacacggcccgactgcacctgtctcCGGGACTGGACCAgctgtcaggtcctccatccaggccggagtcggggctattgccgaagcaacacggcccgactgcacctgtccggaaggacccggGACTGGAccagacgtcaggtcctccatccaggccggagtcggggctattgccgaagcaacatggcccgactgcacctgtccggaaggacctgggactggagaagacacaccgtgggcagcaGCATGGACAGGaacaggaacggcaggaacagcaggagtgGCAGACACAGCAGGAGCAGCCATCATCTCAGCAAGCAGGGGCGGCCGGAACATCAGCAGCAGCACCGACATCAGGAACAGCCAAGCCAACATCAACAGGAGCGGCAGGTACGGTCGGTGCAGCTATCGTCCTCTCGGTCTctgcagccagcgggaacctagGAACTGGTGgacggtccaggggcgagctcttgacacagcggaagtctggggcaggcaacgcGAAGAGCCCAGGCGGTGGCGGCATCCCCCCTCTTGGTACAGCAGCGACCGGCCCTTGGATGGCAGCAGAcagcgtcaccgacacagcatgttGCGTGTAGACCAGGTGAGGGGGAGTGGCATAGGCAGGCGTGGAGAtggtggtggttgtggtggtgACCGCTCCATGAGTTACCGCCCCAGACCCCGccagacgctgcagcagcccctggatgctcggcacgccctgcagtcccagcgcAGCCCACACTTGTCCAAGATCATCACCCACGGACGTCCTACCTGAAGGAACAAGAGTCGGGTTGATTAGAGAGgtttcctcacgcctgggggtgaagtgccccaccccgaacgcacgGAAGACCCCGTAAACAACTGTACATCCGGGTaacgggcgccctcctccacactcgaaggatcgagagaggagaaggactccgaaaccccccctgCGGGGGAAGGCAACaaccgtgggagctgagcgggaggaaggaaagaagaagaagtatccGTAACCAAGGGGGTCGCAGGAGAACTTCCCAACGACTCCCTGGCaggtcttctcttcctcctcccctcgtacagcacccactgcgcctcggaccaatcaGAATACAAATCACACATATTGGACCGAGAGCAATCACGCCCTCGGCAACGAGAACATAACTCGTGCGGATCTACCTCCACAAATTATCTAAATGCACCACATCGGCGCCCATCCACTCCAGGACATGTTCTGCATGAGGTGGTAGAGCGCGGTGAATTATCATCAACTTGCTCcattataataagaaaaagacaCTGTACTTACAAAAATGATAATGTtgttgtacaataaagtttcatacatacttacctggcagatatatacttagctatagactccgtcgtcccgacagaaattcgaatttcgcggcacacgctgcagtaGGTCAGGGTGATCTACGCCCCGGCGCTGGGTGGCAGGGAATAGGAACCATCAccattctagaaccagattttctcttccacctgtctcctgaggggagctgggtgggccatttaatcgtatatatctgccaggtaagtatgtatgaaactttattgtacaataacaatatcattttcatgcattcaacttccctgtcagatatatacttagctgattggcacctttggtggagggtaagagatagctaattactgattagacaggtaaacgacataagttgtaggtaataaataaataaaaccttggttcctatgtgtttagacgaagggttgacttcctagctattgctaggagtcctgcttcgtctcaagagcctcagcgaggatgtgacctatggctaagagttcttgtagatctgtcaatggggtctaatccacttactcgacagaatctaatggtcatttgtcaatggggtcttatccacttacatgacaatacacctatgcctagtggcataattaaggagcacaacaccgatcccgatcacctgatcctaaaacgagggtttgtgcttaatttgaaaagagttatccccaaactcctttcaaacaacgcAAAGAAAAAActctatgttaaaataaaaattaactgactagttaaggatcagtgttggctccctatcccagcaacgtatccgtagacacgtatatccaagagagaaggatctctcgtaggtcaacttgacctccttcgtgtaatgggaagtcaacacagagttgcatctcccgtaagtgacagctaatatgtcctcatgacatcttgttatggaaagaacaagaattcataaaagctcgcacttcattcgcttttaattctcagctgtttgaaggaatcatcaagttactcatgaagtgctttagcgatcacacttgtttcaaggaagaccagggctttctttgaaatggatctcttctggatgaagcctagagcctggctggcgtctggctggtgcctggcgcctgcctggcgcctgacgcttggttggcgcctagcttctggaaggcgcttttcgcctgactcctggctggcacctcgcgcctggaagtagcttcgcgcctggctccagactggcactatttggcgcctggcgcctgactgactcctctccacttgctggagcttcgagcttggtagagtctcgaggatgtctggcgatgtccacatcggacactcttatctgtccgatttgttcgcctctagcgcatcagcgctaggttggaggccccctctttctcttcatcagacaatgacagtgttccttgaaactgtctgcctctggcgtttttttacgcctgttttggcatttggcgcctggttggcgctacattgtccgaaagtcctgaacctccacaatagtttatcaggagactggagaaaggtggaagaaattcttccactttgagcttttggcctctccggcaagggggggtgattgtagtcagctacatccattagacgataggatatctaacagtaagagagataagagtcttcctccgaggaggatccttcttgaatccttccaTTGCTAAGGAGATCTCTTCCTATCTGTagatgaagttcctcgttgcagaatcttccctatccttgtccgaaggaagggaaggagcttggaagtcgaaggagactccgagctgaaattgagaggactcctgatttctagctctttattgtatccctctgaataccttctgggaagcatttcgagccctcgtcgcatcccaaagactctgtaggcaaacgtttaaaccattccttcttctgtagataaaaacgtaagtaccctgcctggacaacgaaacctctatctgaaagcgttgagtcaggaatagagggttctAGTTCTTttaccagacatactatgctggcaagaacccattgccgagtctccatagaatctgatgcgagattccattGCACCAAAAAATTCACTTTGCCTTCTTGGAcgtttagggccaagagaaacaaagaattccctcataaaacttcacaaagaagtttgatgaggagcagttccatttcgTCGGAAcccggaatctgtggccacaaaagatcccattagaagtacatgatatcctactcttgtcgtattgaggtatcatataagatcccgaagctgttaatcctctgttatctccaATTCCCATTGTAGAGACAGagcatagccttttactgcgctctttgatagcagatatatacaaaggtgattcttccctctgaaaaggaagaaagaacctctatgtggttcacagaggtatcggaagaggacagtttcctcattccatcaagCACGAtttgcagcaattctatgtcctggccatgactattgtcattcaccttgaaaaatcctctcattcatgtccacttctggtcagtctgaacgcagacagactcagagtggagaggttgttaaggtctatttataatagatgatgatagaatatccagactttcttggaaaagacttccaaaacatgctgtgagaagaacgtgacctctgtgaatccaatctCTCTAagaccaaaatgaggcataaagtatcattctctcttcctttgacgcccatttatcttaatatctgttaagaatgtataaatctaggggaaaaaagactaaagtttattccccttataAACTAAAAATGGCATATATTTTGCTACCTTTCTTggttcgagaataaggaagcagtataGAGGCAGCATGTTCGTCTtccaccttgcgaagagatctatgacaAAGACATctcgcaggtttccacaactctctttccaactaagaTTAGACATAAGTCAATAGTTATattgtcgatcgagaaggttctcacggacgtgcaacctcgtgcagcgaacctcttaaggatcgttacgttccgtgtctgtgttccaaacagattctctcttgttaacgcgaacagaggcaaaaaaagagattctcaatacttcttgaaatatgagagagctgtggaaatgGCTTAATTGATTTAAATCATTTCTTCCCTCCTTGGGATCGAGCCCCCTTCAAgatagacggggaacgaaatcaggaacgaaccgtGCCGTTACtgagcctgctgtcagagaggctactgaacccttcgatTAATAACTCGCTATATCGAAAAGTTAGCAAGTCCATTATTTTGCTtctgtaagcatgagagcatcaaataatatatatagctctacTGCGTTAAATTCATAATGTTGTCTCATTCCTATAATCCTGTTACATTGCGGTACACATTACCACAAGGTTACAAgggatctttttattgaaaactccttagcaaaacaaataccaagttattcatgtttgcctataaatcccctcaattcgaggctaagtccatgattgtagggggaatatacggttaaccattcgatcccgtaggagagagagatgtaaccaactgctcatgaccgagaactggatggtactgtattggcttacAATGACAGCCGTCTCGTTCGCTGCCTCGCtgcattcttcctgagttgccagttactccattcaatgaaggaatataataaatttattctcaagcctaaggaagctctcaatactgcatatttaagccaaacaacctttgttaaataccgaagctgataggtattgtcgtaacaaaccttttaagtgaagtccttactaggaaattactgtaaggatatagataattccgtagcgaaccacaaagccaactatggtatgcgtatatgacttgtcattcagtagttgTATACACCAAAtcttcttactacattctttcctctacgatgcagagagagaatggaaatcttactctcttcgttcttttcgtcaataaacccgaattagtattagtcgaaagagatcgcaaatgaaaaccgaggatcgaagagaatctctcaagcttttattctcttggagataaggccgtattctacgcctctattatctggaagagcctctaatcaatgaatgagagctcgtacgaatcttgttcaatttccaaacgattgccactctttctgtaaatggttggttgcattatttttagaaggaggatgattttaatatcctcttactagtaatgaactaattctctcaataaaaaaggtcgctaaggtcttataaactgagagacctgcccccttatttggcttccaattccgatctatcttccatttcctgtccatcaagttgggagaagaatgagcaaccggaggagagcgcctcctttcgtaaggtgaagggcttttagcagtaccgactctaacctgacaagggctacggccacctgtgcaacatcttgagtccccgccaggagaaggccgatcttgctcttgcctttacttcattaagactattctgacaagggcgacggccgcctgtacgagaactcccgtccctatcaggagaaggcctcgaatgtctttcacctttcacAGAATCAGGCATACCCTGACAAGGGCTATGGCCGCCTATGCGACATCAAGAGACCCTATCAGGTGAAAACTGATCCTGCGAAaattcccaaagaggagcctcttggtccgcctctaactccatttccgatgaagatcctggttcatagcgcctggagcctggctcctggcacttcgttggagccttgcgcctggttgACACTTGGTGGCTGGTAGGCGCTTCAGGCGCCAGGCGCTTGGAAGGAGGCttaggcgctttgcgcctagCTTCAAGCGCTTTGCGCctagtttcaggcgcttcaggcacgTTGcgcctatagtcgattcatttaaggtagattcttgcgcctacgagacgtttgtttggcggcctctgattggctggtagcgggaggcagactgctcgctcagtgggtcatattttcgtttgtagcttagaaaactagcaatatgtttacatttcttcatttatctcacgttttacaaaagataggaaagttttggtcatacctaaggattcggtattaaatgtacaattaatgaatcttttcctgaaatcaataagttaaaatacaaaggaattaacaaacgagtagaagtgaagggagaaacaatttcattctttatacctgtttttattcatcatcggattttgcataattcatgagatcaaggataaataaaatcttgtgttattaaacaataaaatcaccctgaatacgctggtgctttcagattttagatgcgtgtaatatataaagagaaaaggaagaatatgtcttattatgttgcattcgtgcttgactcggtttgacagtagtgccgagagacgcaagatatcgtggggctagtcctctcagctagagccgttggcgtgttggcagttgccaattggcgatatgagaagtttgcagtttcgagactatgtattcaccgaattattatgtccttatattttctataaataaatgcatagaattcccattataactttcgaacattttttactcaaatatcatatatgtccgtatttctggacatatctgataaaaaaagtaaataatcagatggatgcatctggtatcgttggaggtgtaggctggccgcgggcgggaaattcagtccaggaatgaatttgaaatctacggacctacttcgcactcttcagctcatccttagttttaatgaggttggtttcaaacatattgtttctttaattttcttatatgaatatattttcaaaacttaagagatatcagagacttaattgagtgatatgaaataatatctcagtggagcaataaacagcaaacgaactaagcaagattttttttttcttttcaagcagatgtctcaAGATGACAGCATcattcgtcgcaccgtttccagatttgcaagtcaagctcgcaacattataatgaatgttcatcgttacttcagctcacagtggggagcagactcaagaaatgaagtatttgagaagactgccaaagctacaggagtgccaaccaacacagtgaaaaaaatcaagcgacagtcatctgaatgtggtaacgtccccttcgcttcacctgtatatcccaggaagaggatccgaggtgaaggacaaggtggatagttttgaaaatgagtgtattcggaaggagattttgtctttttacgagagaggagagctcccaacgttagatgccctactggaaaaagtgaaggaagacccggtgaagtttaatggtggaagaacaacgttatggaaaattgtgagagggcttggattccggtacaaaaaagtgacgagtggaagagcaattttaatggaacgtgatgatatagttgcagcgagaactgaatacctacggttaattgaaaagaataggaattgtagtccaactgaacgtaaacctgaagtattccttgatgaaacttggataaaccaaaatgaatgtgtacggtCAGTGTTGGACAAACGGGTtgaaggcgaaataggacccaaacttaagactggaaaggggtcaagatttattgtggtgcactcgggagtgagaaggggttttggtcaaagatgcgctattgtttgtttaggtcaaaaaatggtgccaaaggggactaccatgattccatggaccatgaaaggtttttaaagtggtttaaaggaacaactattgcctaatatagaagatagatctctaatcataatggacaatgctccctaccatagcaaaatagaaaataaagtgccaacaaccagcaacagaaaaagtgaagtcatacagtggctttcttctaataacgtcacccacgacccatcagcaacaaagccaaaattgttgcagattgccaagtgtcacaaagaaaaacagaggtatgtgatagatgagatagcctgtgcaaatggtcatgatgtgctcagactgccaccatattattgtcagtttaaccccatagaacttatatgggctcaaataaagggggatatcagaaaaaataactctaatggcaaatcaatctttgaaaactgttgagcagcttacgagactggcgatagacaaagttacaacagaagactggaagaaatgttttcaccacgttaagaaattagaagatgattataggaggaaagatgttgctagagagcatatgtttgaaagtttttttattgacattggggatgacgaaactgacagtgatga includes the following:
- the LOC135203594 gene encoding collagen alpha-2(I) chain-like; its protein translation is MAAPAVSATPAVPAVPVPVHAAAHGVSSPVPGPSGQVQSGHVASAIAPTPAWMEDLTSGPVPGPSGQVQSGRVASAIAPTPAWMEDLTAGPVPETGAVGPCCFGNSPDSGLDGGPDGWSSPGSFRTGAVGTCCFGNSPDSGLDGGPDGRSNPGSFRTGAVGPCYFGNSPDSGLDGVPDVWSSPGSFRTGAVGPCCFGNSPDSGLDGGPDGWSSPGSFRTGAVGPCCFGNSPDSGLDGGPDGWSSPGSFRTGAVGPCCFGNSPDSGLDGGPDVWSSPGSFRTGAVGPCCFGNSPDSGLDGVLGSEPGSVPDRCGRGPCLLRQ